A stretch of DNA from Cryptomeria japonica chromosome 4, Sugi_1.0, whole genome shotgun sequence:
TTACCCCAACTGCCCTTAAATTTTTCAACTAATTAGCAGACATGGCTTCTTCCCTATCCCCCATCCCCATCAAGTATCAGTTACATGCACATCTGTGTAAATTATGAGATTGCAGGAAGCAACAGGGGCTGCCAAACATTTTTTGTCTCTTCACAAAATATATGAAGGTTCTTACAGTTAATTACAGTTAATAACAAAGATGCAatctttgaaataaattatctCTCACACTTATTTTCATAAACAAAGGGGTTGGAAGATGAGCATACTTTCTGCACAGAGGACCTTACAAAAAATTTGCACGTCTCCTCAACAAGTACGAAGGTAACTATGGTTAATAAGGAAGATGTAATCACTAAAATGACCATTTCCCATGCACCTATTTTCATTAACAGAGACACTGGAACATGATTGTATCTTCTACCCACTTCCAAGGGAGAGACTTTGTTAAGTGACCAGAAATTCATCTATCAACCACGAGATAGTTCCATGACATTGCTATCCCATAAATAAAGGTAAGCTTGAACTCATCACATCTTAATAAAATAATTGGAGATCACAATACAGTTTAAATAGCATCATAAATATTAAAGTTCATTTTCATGCAATATAAATATACCTGTTATGAAAGTCAGACTTCTCTGAAACTTGAGCTAATTTCATTAGTCCAAAGCAGTCCTGTCAGATATTTTAAAGTCATACAATTGATAAGAATGTAAAAACTGGGGAATAAATATACCTATTAAATGTGTAAATAGGTAAAGCAAAACTAAGTTATCACAAAGTGCGTTCTACCCACCTCATTTTCATTAGATGTTTGCTCCAGCTCTGCTATACTGTATAACAATTGTGAGTTAACTTCAGAGTCAATTTGTGGAAGATCCAGGCTCCGGTTACCTGGATCAAAAAGCTCCCAAGGACTGTGTGTGTGAGGACCAGACGTATCATCCTTATATTGTACAACATACCTCTCCCATGGACTATCTGCAAAACTAACTGACTTTGGTTTTACGGCCATAATTCTGCCAGTGTACCAATTACCTCCTTCACCATTCTCAGCTCTCCACCAAACATCACACTTATCTCTATGTGTCCAGTTTCTTTTTATTGCAGCATCATAACGGCTTTTCTCTACAAGAAAGTCAGGAAAATTAGTCAACTCAGGCAATGTCAACTTGAAGCTCTTCCCATTCACATTGGACTCTGGACCAATAAATTTGAGAATCAACTTGCAGCAGGTGTCCCCAGATCCAGCAAGAGGAGAATACTCCAGCCCAACAACACGGCAAAACTCAACCGACTGTATGCTATCTTTAAAGGATTTCCATGGTCCTTTTTCTTGTAAGCTGCTCAAATGGAGAAACTCTTGATGTCCCTGCCAACAAAACCAGCAAATTTGTTTCAATTACATTTTGAGATCATCTAAACGTATTAGCATTTACTATTAAAACTTAAAAGAAATCTTTTCTTCTAGACTAAACACAAAACAAACATGCATCCAGTACTTCTACCTGTATGAAATATGCAACCTCATCTCCAAACTGGGGAATGTACCGATTGCCCTCTTCAGCTTCAGATAGCATTAACCAAGACTGCTTTCGTGTTGATTGTCGTCCCTTCTTCTTTTCCACGGGCATCCTCAGATTTGTTAATATTGTGCTCTTTTTGTTTCTGGCAGGTCTTAAAGAACTCAAAACTCTAGAAGTGGAACCCCATTCTGAACCCACCAGTGATTGTCTAGTATCTAATCTTTCTGTCTGAATTCTCACTCGTTTTTCTTCATAATTAATGCTTTCATCAATCATGTGATTGTTAGAAGTACCATCTTCCTGAGTAAACTCTTTGGTTTGCTTCATCCGTTTTGATCTAGCCTTCCGACCACCTTCAGTTAGCACGTTGTGAAATTTCAACGTAATTTTTGGAATCTGCTTATCCTCATTGAAGGAGTTTTGAAGCATAACTGCTGAGCTCTCTCCTACACATGCATTAGCTCCAAAGTCATGTTGCCTCTCATGCCATGTATTATGCATTCCACCCTCCATCTCTGCATCAGGTACTGCATTCAAGCCAATATCTCCTCTACTTTTATCATTATTATAATCAAAATTATCCGTTTCCTTATTTTCCTCAGGCTGTTGCACCCAGTTAACTCTTGATCTAATACCACTACCCCTCCATGTGAGCCTTCCAGACATTTCTTCCACTGGCCGTGTACCTTGCAAAGTTTGCACATGACCAAAATCCTCCCAGTCTTCTGATGGATTAAGTTTTTTCTCACAAGATATATTATGGTAACCTTTCTTTGTCCTCTTGGACCTATTCTTAAGCTTACTAAAATCACTATATTTTGTATCAGTTGCTTCATAGGAGTACTCGTCAATATGGTTGAGATTAACATTCCCGTCATTGTCGGCTACTTTTTCATCCATTTCATGATATTCATTGAAATTATTACTAGCTAAATCATGATCAATAATTGTCTGAAATTTTTCTGACATGTAGCCTTCATCCTCTTTCCAATTAGCTTCCATTCCACTGACATGGCCAATGGGAGATGCATTTGCATCCAACATTGATTGTTTTCCAGGAAAAGATCCTGTCAGGCAATTGGTTTTCCTATCAGGAGGAAAATCTCCACATTCTGCCACATTTAAACCTTCAGAACAAGAAGCTAAGAAGAAATTTCGAGGCTTTCTATGAAACATGTCAGCTCCATGTTCATCCACATCTTGCAGAGAAGACTCATTGGCATTATCCTCACCCTTCATTCCAGCTTTAGGACTTTGAGAAGTACAACTGTGTATTACATTTAAATGATGTCGAACATCCACTGCAATTCCATTGTCCAACCTAGAAACATCATTTAAATCCCCCAACCGAGGACGCTTAGATGTCCGAGTCCTTACTTCTCCCCATCTGATTTCCTTTCCATCGTATCCTGTGGAAAGGTCACGAGGATGCTCTAGAGAAGTTCCATTCTCATCAAAACTCTTGTTAATTCCATTGTCATTATCATCACACCAGGCACTCTCGGGTCTATATTCAGCATTTGACAATTCCAAATACTGTCTGTCAGAATGCTTAACATCCAAATCATCAAGTGAACTACAAGCtctttcttttttctcttctttcaaACATATCTCAGCAGACGAAGAATTTGCATTGGCCTGAACATCAGAATCAGATTTTGTACTTTCAGGAAGAACTAATTTCCTAGAATCACGGGACGGTAgcttcaacaatattcttctcccAGACCTAGCATGCTTATTAGTTTCCTCATTATTGTAAGCTTCTCCATCATTATTATCATCGACATACTGAAATGAACTAGCAACAGGAATGAGATCATCTTGCAACCTATCTTTGTCAGCAAAACTTTTCTGTTTAGAATTCCTTACACATCTTTCTGACTCACTGCTCAGAGGATTTTCATCTGGCTGTGAGTATCCACTTCCTTGTAATCCACTGTCTCCTTCATTATACTCATCTTCATCTGTAGAACCACCACCTATGCGGGAAAATAGGTTAAGTGCATTCCGTGCAGCACGTCTCTGAGGTCTTGTGGTTTTTTCAGATAATCTTTCCTTTGGAAGAAATCTGCCATTTCTGGAATATTTGTACTTCTTTAGCCTGCTTCGAGTTCCATCACCTCTTTCCAAATCTTTCTTCTTTACACGTCTTCCAGAAGATGTAAACACTGAACCCTGAAGAAGGGGAAAAAAGTTAAAATTGCCATtagtctttaatgcacaaacaaagTGACACTCAAATACAAGCACATAAAGTTCAAAATAATATAAGGCTAACTTTACCTCTGCCTTGTGTTTCTTCCTTTTGGACCTGCGAAGATGTGCCCTGCTATTACCTTCATCTTTGCTGCTATTATCATCTTCATCTGTACTGCATTCTGCCTCTTCTGAAGAACAGGCATTCAGACTCCCTTGTTCACCTTCACTTGAGCATTCCTCTGTGACATTGTATTCTGACCCAGTATCATCACTTTGAACATCATTTTCCTGCTCCCAGTCCATGGCATCTTCCAATTCTGCTGGTTGCTCCAGCCACCTATCTCTATTATGCTCAATTTGTGCAGGGGGTAGCTGTCCTAAAATATCATCTGGAATAGCATAAAGTCCATCATCATTTGTCCCAACAGCTAGTCTTACAGAAGGTGGCTGCCAGTCAATCCCTAGAGCTCCCAATCGTCGCTGCTGATACATGCTTTGATATGGCTCAGGGTAAGGAAGCATACCTGAATTTTCAAGCATAAAAATGGCACTAATGAGAAACATAACATAGTCTAACTTGAACCGGTTGAACTTTTCCAACACATTCACACTAAACCTGTGCCGAACGAAAGTTCCTATCCAAGTTAAAAGCTCAACATATATAGAAGGTTTTCTCATTGAGTAATGTGTTCTTATTAAAGACTAATGGAGGAATCCCTCTGAAAGTGGATTAGAAGGTTGCCCACTCAAAGTGGCATATTATCCCTCTGAAAGTGGTATTTGCAGCATATTTCATATAATGTTCTTCTCATGTGCAAGTtacttcattttattcatcttctgGACTTAGTTTATTTCGTTTAAAATCCCAATTTGTTAGGCTTAGGAGCATCTTTGCATGGATTAACTTGGTATTATTTCACACACTGGCACCATACCATTAAAGCTTGCAGCCAAACATTACAAGCTTATTGATAATTTTATCCTCTGAACCAAGAGGTTTACAACCAGGCATGCATATGCAGATACAAATATATAATGATCTCATTGTAATAAGATTTTATAATAGAATAGAGATTGCATTGTCAAATTGTTAAACCTGGCATTTATGGCAAAACAGGAAATGGCTTTTTAACATAAAATGATCATGATTTGATTGTCAGTTTTCATTATGATATGTCACTGTCACAAAGCCACATGACATACACAGCAAACGCTTGGCAAAACAAGAAACTATCTTTCCCTTTCATGACAATTCCACTTAATagaaattaaaatgaaaaaaacacaGCAAACGCTTGGCAAAACAAGAAACTATCTTTCCCTTTCATGACAATTCCACTTAATagaaattaaaatgaaaaaaaaatgtatttcaaaacaacaacaaaaaacaccATTACAATAGACAGCACATCATGAAAAAAAAGTGTTTTCACTTTTTTTAAATGTTATTATACTCTATTGATGATTGTCAAACACTGTCCTTTTTTGGGATTTGAAGAACCTTACGAGCAAAAAGTAGAAGCTTCATTGCTACCTGTGGAAAATCAACAAAGGAGAAGCTAACTATTTTCAATAATTCATTGTTAAAATGATAGTTTAAAAGCTTTAAAAAATCTTCTAGTGTCTTCAATGGTGTACTAAAATAGAGGTGGTATAAGTTCAATGGAAAAGGGGTAAACTCTTAATCCATGATAGGGCTCTCGACCCTATAGATCATATGGCTAGGTCTCCCATATAGTTAGTTCATATAGCTTTCAAAGTGACCCAACCCTAGTAGGTCAAGAGAGACTCTATAACAGGCTTCACATCTCCTGGCTCTTGTATTTCTTCATAGTCTGATGCTAAAGGTATAGATTCTTAGTTTCGTGATCAAGATCATGATACATATTTTAATGAATCCCCAAAGTCAGATGCTTGGTGGAGCTGTGTCTGTGCACATCTATGAAAAAATATATAGACATAGAAAGaaacacacacacacccacattcATAAAATTCACAACACTTTAAAATAGTTGTGGAATATCAAATATTTAGTGTCAAACCTGTCTACCATACATGAAAGAAGTGTACAGAATGAATTTGTAaccatttattttatgtttttttcacTTGATTTCCAAATTAATAGGGTTAAAATTTGTTCTTTCTTTGGGTATATTAAAAAAAAGTGAGCTTTTCCGAAGTGGGATTTCATTACAGTGGAAATGTCCAACAACATTGTGTTAAGTTTAGGATCAAATTAGGTAAAACAATAATTCACACAAATGCACAGatattatcctgggaaaaccttcctcttgaaggtgaaaaacccagcaatgaatatgtttttattatcttaattgtatCAAGAGACTTTACAATGATTTTGCTCCACACTTGAAGCTATATATATCCACCCTAGACTACTGTAAGATGATCAGTTCAACACTATCTGATCTGACTTCTATATCaattgttttgtcttgaagatgaGAGCACATACAACTGAAGAATGAAGTCGTCTTGCTGAAGAAGAACGCGAACTGCTGAAGGATATCGCTATGCTGCCAAAGAAGAATACAATCtgattgatgatgatttgattgcCAAGAAGGATGGAGTGAACTGATTTATATACCCAAACACCTCTTGATCAAGCAACACGACTTATCCATAAGTCGGCTATAATATTAATCAACATGCCTTTTCCAATACCACGTTTCATGACAAGGATCGAAACTTCCAAGGTGGCGGACTATTATTAGTTATGTTTTATTAACAAGTCGTTTCACTATGAAGGACAGTAATGAAGGAATCGAATGATAATAAATGTGCAAGGCCGATAGGCTATTCACACATTTGATGGCTAAGTTGGCCCTATAGGATCCAACCAAAGCtatacatcaacactccctcttatctagggaggaatccttctcaatatatgagtcacatagtgacatccaccatggctactcccagagggtgggtccatcatggctactcccatgaatggaaatgCAAAAGAACACAAGTGCTCATCACGGAGACACTCAATGTGatgatgttcaccatggctactcccagagggtgaataaacacaagtgccaATTCATGGGAGTCTCTCACAtaacatccaccatacctactcgcagtgGGTTGATCTGCCATGCCTACTCGGAGAGGGTGGCACAAAGGCTTAcgcctcaaacttctctcacaaagaagaatgcattaacaagggcttgcacctcaaacttctctctccacagagaagaatgcattaacaaggcttgcacctcaaacttctctctcacagagaagaatgcattataatacATATCAAGTAATCAATGATGATGAGACTTCCTCTCAGCAAGgacttcattctccacaactccaagcttgtctcgaaaatgcatgaacttcactttggcaagaggcttggtgagaaagTCAACCGACTGTTCCTCAGTACAAATGTACCTCaattgaacaacattcctctgAACCATATCTCTAATATAGTGGTACTGAATCTCAACATGCTTtgttctgtcatggaacactggattgactgaaagcttcacacagagaagaatgcattataatacATATCAGGTAATCAGTGATGATGAGACTTcctctcagcaagggcttcattctccacaactccaagcttgtctcgaaaatgcacgaacttcactttggcaagaggcttggtgagaatgtcaacCGACTACtcctcagtacaaatgtatctcaattgaacaacattcctctgAACCATATCTCTGATATAGTGGTACTGAATCTCAACATGCTTTGTTCTGTCATGGAACATTGGATTGACTAAAAGCTTCAcacagctttggttatcacaatggatggtagtaggctccaatgattgtctaaacaatcctgcaaggagctttcgaagccacactgcttcgcaagttgccacacatgctgcaatTTATTCTACCTCTACGGTGCTCAGAGCTCCTGAGGACTGCTTCCTGctacaccaagaaatcatagcagatcccaaactgaagcaacaaccAAAGGTGCTCTTCCGATCAATAACACTCCCTGCCAAATCAGATCAGAATAGCCTTCAAGAGTCGGGTCCACATTGGAAgaatatttcaagccatatccaactgtgccacacaagttgttggcattgtgttgtcattgatgtcaaccgatatagaagACAACCGGTATGGGAATATAGTTCatgtgcagtcattgatgtcaactagtctagCAGGTTACCGGTATAGGCTATCAtcagtaaggagagtatgtcaaatgGTACGTGATGTGTTGACAGTGTATGGTTGCTAACCGGTGAGCATGTGTTGCAATGGAGTAGATAAATCAACAAAGTGAGTGTTTGCCAACCAGcaagcttatgactagtgtacaagcagggtgagcaagatgcttggatgttgattgtAATGAAGAGGCcgaatgttatcaagaatcacatcaacacaagaggagaagaatgtacaggtcaccagtatgttgtgtggatgtcaaacagcaggactcccaccagatgaagatgcagtcaccatttgaagagatgactgatagtgaatatgCCTCAACTGGATCACGTGCCTATTTGAAGGTATGTTGCTCAAACAAGGAAGTCAAAATTGGCACATTACAGGATGCAGAGGACAAGGATCCAcccccactggtaagtggagcttatctcctattatgcatggaaagCATCTGAGTCCACCGAGATAAGTGAAaagagtagaaggtaggtgattgaaggctcacaccagatgaacAAATGAAACACTaagatgccttaggtgcatgagatcagggatgtgTACCGGATCAGTCTagaagacatgatgtgctaccgGGACAGAAAAAGAAGAATagagaagtgatgggtttgtcaccgtGACAAACCAGCTAAGATGATGACCGGACTAATGATGGAGAAAGGCATTACACAAGCTGCAGATAGACTATGCAACTGGTATGCAGATGACTCAGATGGaaacaattgatgatatgatgatatgatgtcATCAAGGGTGCCCGCCAGTAAGCATAAGAACTGGTAAGAGAGCAAAGAGGCTAAGTGGTGTGCTCTTACCTACTGAAGATGAGCATATAGTGGATTGATATGTTTGACAACCGGCAGAGGTGCCACACCGAAAGAGAATCCAAGTGCAAGGTGATGGCAGACTAGTTAGGGTATAACAGGTAGGGTTAGTGAGTCGATAGATGAACCCGGTAATGGAGTTTGTCGGTGATCCCATCCAAACCGACACAGATGACCTaccaaaggtggatgccgacaaaggggcaacgtggaggtgaagtggcatgcatgcataggttggcATGTTAAGTCGGTGAAGTATCAGGCGGCGAGGTAGATGGTGAGAGGTCAACATTTATGTTGACTACATGATTGACGGGATGTGCAGTAGAGGTTTGCGACTCGAGGTCAGGCAAACAACAGAGATCCAACGCAGACTGTTTGACCAGATCGAGGCAGGTGAAGGAAACCGGGAAACTATTCCGGTGATCGGCCAAGAAATCAACTGACAGGTTAAAAGCAAATTGCCAAATATAGACAGCATGTTCTGAAAGGCAAGGCAATggcgggattgattgatgagttacagttcatcaatcaaggagatcaggtctgattggatttggtttgcctcagggtcaatgaagaaaccccaattgcctgaaatttgaattggcttttggtgggaaaaccaatttataaatatgcaagccaaaatcgatgaaggcTTTCGTTGGATGAGAGGGTATTGCtgttgaagaaggaaaatcagtcaagtgctcaccaagaaggagaagaagagactaagtgtgagtaagaacagggttgaagtgttcaaccggcatCAGAGAGAGAACCGGCAGTTAGTCTTTGAGTCTGACAGGAGAGTAAACCAGTAGTGACAAAACTGGCACTAGAAGAGTTGCAAAAGACTGCAGAGAAGGCAAGCAAGAGAACCGGCAGGGTGTAGTACCGGTGGAGAGCAGCAGCATAGCAAAGAGAGCTGGCAGAGGAGAGTATCGACACAGAGAGAGCTGGCAAAGAAGAGGAAGGAACTGAACCGGTGAAGGTGTAGCAAAGAGTAAGTTGCATCAGAAGATAGAGTTACAGTAGAGAGGTGAGCAAAGAACTGGCAAAGCATTAGAGAGAGGAGAACCGGTAGAGAGATTCGCATAAGAGTTACaaagctcatttgtaacaaggcttttaattttgtaattgatatattcaatgaagatcactgagttggagctcggtgcagagattggtgctccttgggttggtgccctaaacattgtaatcagagattcattgtgaggctggattggagcagtagactccagcaacatttctcaccgaggtttttcccatcttgggttttcctcgtatatgctggtgttatgtgatgtccctttcatgtgtgattgcatttgtgttaatcTCCCCTCTAACCGGTAAGTCTTCTTTCTGTTAGATATGTTaaccgatatacacacataggatagataaagggaaaagtttgagaaccactgattcacccccctctcagtggcacattgtgtctaatacaagtatctcaagatatgtttggttcactcatgaactggctaagtgcactcactacatcgcaaatatctggtctagtgttaatgAGATACATCAAGGACCCGATCAACTGCATGTAGATAGTagggacctgttgtgaccttttcacacatcgccccatttgctaacggggacccctcttttcctgctttccgcgtgtttaggttagggttttggcagcTTAGTGAGCAATTTTGTGTTTCCCATGCCCTAGTCTTGGAGTTTTGGTCTTGCCTAGtgtcgtttagggtttttgaagttataggatcaagcgcATGAAAATTGACAATTTTTTAATGATCCTAATTTTGTTTTAGTGTTGACCCCTTGGAccattaacgtgtttttaaacgTCCTCGTCGgtgattttaagtgctaaggtgtttttagaccttttgaagttgttttctcgctcctaggaagttattcagATTGATTTCGCACTTAATCCCAATAGATTTCCTTGTGTTACGCTCCAATTTTTGATGAGTTTGCCAAAGTCTAGTTGAGTTTTATTGAGTTTCAAAGTTTCCTAGtggttttgagtggaaaaatcaccATTTTCCGAATAAAAaaccatattctaagggttaaaaggtcaaaattccatactagaggtgtttttcccctcatattcttggctacccatggttttccccactcaaaatccaaaTTGAACATGGATTTCCCTTGAAATCCATACTTGCCTCATTTTTCCACCACTATGAATCCATATTGGGGTCGTTTCTCCCCTAAATGCATTAATTTTTGACAAAGTGTTAGGACTTGCCCTGACTACCCACGTTTTTCCACCAGGTCTTATGTGACAAGTTTTGAGGATTTTTGTGCAAACTCTTAGTCCCGACTcaagtcgattttccactgagagaGATTTTATAatgttttgagtccggattttcatccagactggggTCGTTTTTCCTCTAGAGGGGTATTTTTGTGTGATGACTTAATTTTGAGTGGAATTCTTTCATTCCACACCTAGATCGATTTTCCCCTAGCCCCATTTTATGCACGTTTGATGATTTTCAATGGGATTTTTTAATCCTTACTAGGATTGATTTTCCCCTACTAGtccattttggatttaaattgaaatattttaataaaataagccCCATTTAATTGCTTTTTAATGAAAGGCaaagattatttttttaaaaataaaaaacaactaatgatttgcaataagcatttaatgttttcaaccttctagaagcaagttggtTTTACcaagcaagtataagaacaagtgttttatcccacattgcttgtgtggtgagatTTGATAATGAAAGTGAGTTCAAATTAAGGGAAAgccagcattattttattattgagtTTGCCAAGTGTGTCTATGCAAGGCCGATTTTCTCCATAGTTGGCGATTTTGGAGCAAGTGTTCAAGTAAAGTGAAAGATTGAAGACTCTTCTTGCTGCCATTTTTCCCCATTGTCATTCATTTTTCCAGCTGGGCAACATGTTTGGTGGCTGCCATTGTTGATTGCATGCCACAATTTTTGGTGAAGTTCTCCATTTTTGGTGAGATAGCGATTTTGCGTGGAGGGGCGATTTTGTGTTTGGAGCTTCTACCTCCAACTTGGGGTGACTTTTCTTGATAACTCCATCCTTGCTTGCTGTTCTCAGACCTAAGTTGGCAGAATTGAATGCCATTGATGACATTTTCAGACTTGTGTGAGGTGACGCCACAGCTGGAAAATTTCGATTTTGGTTTGGTGCCATATTTTGGTGGATCCCTTCATGCTTGGTGGCTGCCATTGTTCCTACTTGCTGTGGTTACTGCAGATCTAAAAATTGACACCATTGCTACAGCTAATTCGACCTCCATTGTTGGTTGATCATCAATTTTCAGTCTTAACTTTTATTGCCCAGCTAACCACAACTACAGCGATTTacatttggagacattttgggggcaTATTGAGATCATTTTCAGACAATTTGAGGGCTGTGACAGGTCTGCAACTTCGTCATTGGCTGCCCGTCCTCAGAAATTTAACTTTTACCAGCCATGCCTATGTTCCTTAGTTTGACTGCTTTCATCATGAAGACTGATTTTTATCAAATTTGTGCATATTTGAGAGGTTAATTtattagttgcaggttgtcttcagatttgttggcagccattgttgacttcgaaaggtgtcctcagacataatttttgtgtgaaaacacaatctTTCACGCCTTTCCTTACTCCTGAtccagtatactcctttgcacttgaATTTGCacaaaatttctaagtataaggaggtgttgatttcatgagggtttcataccCTAACCTTGTCACATTTCGTATTTAAATTGTTGAAATCTACCTAGTGTGGATTATTTTCCTAATTTCCATACCCTAAGTAGTCTAAATCACTAAGAAGTTCCTAaattctaacttcaagcttcgtacaggtgcgatgtcgaagtccgGACTTAAGGATAGGAAAGAACAATAGATGATACcggagactggattctatccagaatccaagatgtcatccataTGGAAGGAGATAACGgacacaaacatgcatttcctgaaccTGAACCCAATGCGAGAGCGGATGTTCGGAGTTGGAAGTCGTATTTTTCAAGCcgttggatttccacagtccatacaatgcagtgagcttatcctggagtgtgcacgatgttatgatccccGCTCacaaatgatcaagactcctaagcgcattgtcattgcctaccttgctcaGAATGAGATTGCTGAAGTGTTTAGAATTCCATGTGGAGTAGACATGAAAGATGTAACTAAAGACGAATATGAAGATCGACAcacgaagaagatggatgcgtgtaaGACCATGGTGAATAACgagtggatgatcgagcctaggcctcatcattccaaggctcccaagacactcgtGCACAaatttcaaagaggaatatagtgatttagtattctGGCTTCACCGAGTGATGGGGATGCTGCAAggtgcaatatacgatggatggatgttctatttcttCCAAGAATGTTTTAGAGGAACATTGATAAATTgttctagaatcataagtgacaatctagactttcagctgaggaatgtagagcggtccaagtcatttgccatgacttcctacttggtgtacttgcttgcacggtttgttacatacaaaggtttgatatgcaaaggtgaagtcgagaatgggcaaggacaattcaggagttatGAGTGTTATCCCCAACT
This window harbors:
- the LOC131064403 gene encoding uncharacterized protein LOC131064403; this encodes MAVHKQMPLSDAAIHAGSRSAIMPSLVRKVNEETHIDAAAVKACGPTEEDIDIDLREVYFLIMHFLSGGPCHRTCGQLWNELLEHKLLPRRYHAWYSRSAKQSGDEDDDGLSFPLSYAQLVERYPHIKKNHLVKLLQQLLLKSNSTSPGASDAKIVTGADVPTLLGSGSFSLLESEKARDIRPAHRGEPYLRWPHLQANQVHGLSLREIGGGFGKHHRAPSVRAACYAIARPSALLEKIQITKKLRGHQNAVYCAIFDRSGQYVITGSDDRLVKIWSMETGFCLSSCRGHEGDITDLAVSSNNALVASASNDCIIRVWRLPDGLPISVLRGHMGAVTAIAFSPRMGCEYHLLSSSDDGTCRIWDARDVNINPRLYVARPVESTAAARTNGLKANDPSQYASQRGSQILCCAFNANGTIFVTGSSDTIARVWSACKWSDEVGNQVNHELDVLAGHENDVNYVQFSGSAVTARSFSADSTKEEKLPKFKNSWFLHDNIVTCSRDGSAIIWIPKSRRAHCRVGRWIRAYHLKVPPPPMPPQQPRGGPRQRMLPTPRGVNMIVWSLDNRFVLAAIMDCRICVWNAVDGSLVHSLTGHTESTYVLDVHPFNPRIAMSAGYDGKTIIWDIWEGVPIRIYETGSFKLVDGKFSPDGTSIVLSDEVGQIYILATGQGESQKDAKYDQFFLGDYRPLVQDAHGNVLDQETQLPPYRRNMQDLLCDISMLPYPEPYQSMYQQRRLGALGIDWQPPSVRLAVGTNDDGLYAIPDDILGQLPPAQIEHNRDRWLEQPAELEDAMDWEQENDVQSDDTGSEYNVTEECSSEGEQGSLNACSSEEAECSTDEDDNSSKDEGNSRAHLRRSKRKKHKAEGSVFTSSGRRVKKKDLERGDGTRSRLKKYKYSRNGRFLPKERLSEKTTRPQRRAARNALNLFSRIGGGSTDEDEYNEGDSGLQGSGYSQPDENPLSSESERCVRNSKQKSFADKDRLQDDLIPVASSFQYVDDNNDGEAYNNEETNKHARSGRRILLKLPSRDSRKLVLPESTKSDSDVQANANSSSAEICLKEEKKERACSSLDDLDVKHSDRQYLELSNAEYRPESAWCDDNDNGINKSFDENGTSLEHPRDLSTGYDGKEIRWGEVRTRTSKRPRLGDLNDVSRLDNGIAVDVRHHLNVIHSCTSQSPKAGMKGEDNANESSLQDVDEHGADMFHRKPRNFFLASCSEGLNVAECGDFPPDRKTNCLTGSFPGKQSMLDANASPIGHVSGMEANWKEDEGYMSEKFQTIIDHDLASNNFNEYHEMDEKVADNDGNVNLNHIDEYSYEATDTKYSDFSKLKNRSKRTKKGYHNISCEKKLNPSEDWEDFGHVQTLQGTRPVEEMSGRLTWRGSGIRSRVNWVQQPEENKETDNFDYNNDKSRGDIGLNAVPDAEMEGGMHNTWHERQHDFGANACVGESSAVMLQNSFNEDKQIPKITLKFHNVLTEGGRKARSKRMKQTKEFTQEDGTSNNHMIDESINYEEKRVRIQTERLDTRQSLVGSEWGSTSRVLSSLRPARNKKSTILTNLRMPVEKKKGRQSTRKQSWLMLSEAEEGNRYIPQFGDEVAYFIQGHQEFLHLSSLQEKGPWKSFKDSIQSVEFCRVVGLEYSPLAGSGDTCCKLILKFIGPESNVNGKSFKLTLPELTNFPDFLVEKSRYDAAIKRNWTHRDKCDVWWRAENGEGGNWYTGRIMAVKPKSVSFADSPWERYVVQYKDDTSGPHTHSPWELFDPGNRSLDLPQIDSEVNSQLLYSIAELEQTSNENEDCFGLMKLAQVSEKSDFHNRIPLPLSLDIIMRRLENYYYRSVEAFEHDIKVLFTNAKFYFCKDTRMTSKLNRLMDKIYKGLIHES